From the genome of Pseudomonas bubulae:
GGGCTGGCCGTCAGCGCCTGGCGCTGCTCCTCAAAACCGCGCCATACGTTGATCAGACCGGCAAAGTCAGAGTCGACATCTTTCCATTGCGCGTGGGCCTGATCTGCCGCTTGTTGACGTTCCGGCGGACGTTCACGCGGGTCTTGCACCGACATCGCACTGGCGACGATCAATACTTCCTGCAAACTGCCGAGCTTGGCGGCTTCGAGCAACATACGGCCCATGCGCGGGTCCACCGGCAGGCGGGCCAACTGACGGCCCAGCGGTGTGAGCTGATTTTCGCGGTTAACCGCCGACAGTTCTTGCAGCAGATTGAAACCGTCGGTGATTGCCTTGCCGTCCGGCGGCTCAATAAACGGAAACGCGGTGATTTCGCCCAGGCGCAGGTGCAGCATTTGCAGGATGACTGCCGCAAGGTTGGTACGAAGAATCTCGGGGTCGGTAAACTCCGGGCGACCGTTAAAGTCTTCTTCGGCATACAGGCGCACGCAGATACCCGGCTCGACCCGGCCACAACGGCCCTTGCGCTGGTTGGCGCTGGCCTGGGAAATCGCTTCTATCGGCAGGCGCTGGACCTTGGCCCGGTAGCTGTATCGGCTGATGCGCGCCGTGCCGCTGTCAATCACGTAACGGATGCCCGGCACAGTCAATGACGTTTCCGCTACGTTGGTGGCCAGCACCACACGGCGGCCCGGGTGCGACTGGAAAATCCGCTGCTGTTCGGCAGGCGACAACCGCGCATACAACGGCAGGATCTCGGTGTGCTTGAGTTGCGCCTTGCGCAGCATGTCGGCGGCATCGCGGATTTCCCGCTCGCCTGGTAAAAATACCAGCACATCGCCGGGGCTTTTACGCTCACTGCGCTCGAACGCGGCAATCTCGTCCAGGGTGGCAATAATGGCCTGGTCGACGCTCAGGTCTTCTTCAACGTTGTTGCCCTCTTCGTCCTGCTGGGAGGTCAACGGGCGATACCAGGTCTCGACCGGAAAGGTACGGCCCGACACTTCGACAATGGGCGCGTCATTGAAGTGTTTGGAGAAACGCTCAAGATCGATGGTTGCCGAGGTGATGATGACCTTCAAATCGGGACGACGGGGCAGCAGGATCTTCAGATAACCGAGCAAAAAGTCGATGTTCAGGCTGCGCTCGTGGGCTTCGTCGACGATGATCGTGTCATAGCGTTCGAGATAGCGGTCGTGCTGGGTTTCGGCCAGCAGGATACCGTCGGTCATCAGCTTGATCAGGGTATTGGAATCGCTCTGATCCTCAAACCGCACCTGATAGCCGACCAGCGCACCCAGCGGCGTGCCCAGCTCTTCAGCCACCCGGCTGGCCACACTGCGGGCGGCGATGCGCCGCGGTTGGGTATGGCCGATCAGGCCGTGCTGCCCACGGCCGATTTCAAGGCAGATCTTCGGTAACTGGGTGGTTTTGCCCGAGCCGGTTTCACCGGCCAGGATCAGCACCTGATGCTTGAGCAGCGCGGCCTTGATCTCGTCCCGCTTGGCCGCGATCGGCAGATTTTCGTCATAGCGAACCTGCGGCACACTGGCCGCCCGCGCTGCCACCTGCGCGCACGACGCCTGCACCCGCTCGGCCCAGGCGGCCAGCTTGGCGTCGTCAGGCTTTTTGCGCAGCTCATGCAATTGCCGGCGCAGCTTGTGGCGGTCGGCAATCATGGCTTGATCGAGGTTTTTCAACAGTTGGTCGATAGCAGGCGATTCGTCAGTCATCAGGTGCGCAGAATTCTTCGTAAATGCAGGGGGCGGATTGTCGCAGATTTGGACGCTCATGCACGAATCTGTAGGAATTAGCGCGTTGTCTTGTCCGCTGCATCCCCTACACTGCCCGCCTTGAAACTTGTAAGGAAAATCCCGTGAGACTTGTCGATTTGCTGCGCATGCTGTCGCTGGCAGGCATTTGGGGCGCCAGCTTTCTGTTTATGCGGATCATTGCACCGGTACTCGGGACCATCCCGACAGCTTTTTTCCGGGTTTCCATCGCAGCAACCGGTCTGGTAGTGATTCTGGCGCTGATGCGCGTGCGCTGGGATTTCGGCGGCAAACTCAAGGTAATCCTGATACTGGGGGTTATCAACTCCGGGGTACCGGCCACACTGTATTCGGTGGCGGCCCAGGTGTTGCCTGCCGGTTACTCATCGATTTTCAACGCCACCACACCGTTGATGGGCGTATTGATCGGCGGTCTGTTTTTCAGCGAAAAATTGACCCTGACCAAAATGGCCGGGGTGTTTCTGGGCTTGCTCGGTGTAGGCATTTTGACCCGTGCCGGGCCGGTTGCTTTCAATCTGGACTTGCTGATGGGCGCCCTCGCCTGTCTGCTGGCCACCACCTTTTATGGATTTGCCGGCTTTTTGGCACGCCGCTGGCTGGATCAGCAAGGCGGTCTCGACCCTCGTCTTTCGGCACTGGGCAGTATGCTCGGGGCTACTTTGTTCCTGCTGCCGCTGTTCGGGCTGAGTGTGATCAATCAGCCACCGGTCAGTTGGGGCGGGACGAGTGTCTGGTTATCGTTGCTGGGTCTGGGGCTGGTGTGTACGGCGTTTGCCTATATCCTGTACTTCCGCTTGCTGACCAGCATTGGCCCGGTCAAATCCATGACCGTGACCTTTATGATCCCGCCGTTTGGCGTGCTGTGGGGCGCGCTGTTTCTGGGCGAGCCGCTGTCGATGGCGCACCTGTACGGAGGTCTGCTGATCGCTGTGGCGCTGTGGCTGGTGCTCAAGCCCGGGGCAATGGCAGCGTCCAAATAATCACATGCCGTGGTGGGGTTTTGGCAGGCAATTGACATAAAAAAATCCAAAAAAAACCGCTCTCGAGAGAGCGGTTTTTTGTGTCTGATGCAATCAGCCAAACAACCAGCGCCACAGCAGTATCAGTACCAGCACCGCCAATATCGGCCGGGCGATACGATAAAGCTTGGGATTGCGGCGCTTCCACTGTTTGACCACGCCACTGAAACGGTCACTGAAGGTTTTGCTCCAGGCGTAGGCCTTGTTGATCCCGCCAACGCGTTCGTCGTCCAGGTTCTGCGGCGCAGTCGCCTTACCCAGTTGCGCGCTGACCCAACGGTTGATACGGGTCATCAGCGGGCTGGTCAATGGCCGCTCGATATCGCAAAACAGAATGACGCGGGTGATATCGGTTTCGTTCTTGACCCAGTGCACGTAAGTCTCGTCGAACATCACGTCTTCACCATCACGCCAGGCGTATTCCTCGCCATCGACAAAGATGCGGCAAGCGTCGGAGTTGGGGGTCGACAGGCCCAGGTGGTAACGCAGCGATCCGGCAAACGGGTCGCGGTGCGGGTTGAGGTGGCTACCGCCCGGCAACAGGGCAAACATCGCACCTTTGACGTTGGGGATGCTGTTGACCAATTCAACGGTTTTGGGGCACAGCAATTCAGCAGATGGCAGCGCCTTGTCGTACCACTTGAGGTAAAAGCGCTTCCAGCCCTTTTTGAAGAACGAACCGAAGCCTGCGTCGTTGTTCTTCTCGGCGGCGCGTATATAGCCCTCATCGAACAAGTGCATGGCTTCTTCGCGGATCGCTTGCCAGTTGTCCTTGAGCACATCCAGCTCGGGGAACTTGCTGCGGTCCAGGTACGGCTTGGACGGTACCCCGGAGAACAGGTACATCAGGGCGTTGTAGGGCGCAAAGAACGCGGAGTGGTTGACGAATTGGCGCAACACCGGCAAGCGTGCCTTGCCGCGCAGGTGCACGTAAAGAATGCTGCCGACAAATAACAGTATGAGCCCTGCCTTGATGGCGAAGGATAAGGTCATGCAACAACTCCTCAAAAATACCGTGCAGCATCAATAGCCCGATGTAGCAGCAGGCCATGATAAACACTACAGGCGTAGGACAAAACCCACGAATCCAAATAATCAGTATTAAGTCTTACGCAACAGCAGGCTGATTATTCAGAAACTTGGGCATTAGCCACTTGATTTGAGTCAGTTGCACAAACTCTGCGGGGAACGGGCGCGCCACCCCCCGCACAATGTTACGGGTGCAATTCCTGCTCGCTGAACAGGTCGCTGAACAGGAAGCTCGACAGATAACGCTCGCCCGAATCGGGGAGGATCACGACGATGGTCTTGCCTTGCATTTCCGGGGTTTCCGCCAGTCGCACCGCCACGGCCATCGCTGCACCGCAGGATATACCGCACAAGATGCCCTCTTCCTGCATCAGGCGCAGGGCCATGGCCTTGGATTCGTCATCGCTGACCAGTTCGACCTTGTCGACGATCGACAGATCAAGGTTTTTGGGGACGAAACCGGCACCGATGCCCTGGATCTTGTGCGGTGAAGGCTTGATTTCTTCTCCGGCCAACGCCTGGGTGATCACCGGCGAGGTGATGGGCTCGACGGCCACCGACAGAATCGGCTTGCCCTGGGTGTGCTTGATGTAGCGTGAAACTCCGGTGATCGTGCCGCCGGTGCCGACGCCAGACACCAGTACATCAACGCCGCCATCGGTGTCGTTCCAGATTTCCGGGCCGGTGGTTTTTTCGTGGATCGCGGGGTTGGCCGGGTTCTCAAACTGCTGCGGCATAAAATACCTGGCCGGGTCGCTGGCCTGAATTTCTGCGGCTTTGTCGATCGCGCCCTTCATGCCCTTGGCCGGCTCGGTCAAGACCAGCTCGGCACCCAGCGCCTTGAGTACCTTGCGCCGCTCGATGCTCATCGATGACGGCATGGTCAGCATCAATTTGTAACCACGCGCCGCTGCGACAAACGCCAGGCCGATCCCCGTGTTCCCCGACGTAGGCTCGATGATGGTCATGCCCGGCTTGAGTACGCCACGGCTTTCGGCATCCCAGATCATGTTGGCGCCAATCCGGCATTTAACTGAATAACCGGGGTTGCGGCCTTCGATCTTGGCCAGGATGGTCACGCCGCGCGGCGCAATGCTGTTGATCTGGACTAAAGGCGTGTTGCCGATGGATTGGGCGTTGTCTGCATAAATGCGGCTCATGGCGGGGTCCTTGTGCACCTTTTGGGAAGATCCCAAGGGTAGGCCTCACGCTGACATGCGTCCAGTCATGGCGTGACGCCTCATTCTGGGACTGAATGGCGCGTCTGCGTTCACGTCAGGCGGGCAGCGCGTTATAGTCGGACATACTTTTCAGTTCTCCCGCCCTGCCCCTTGCAGGACCCGGGTCATGGTTTGAGGAATTGCAGATGAAGTTTGAAGGCACACGCGCCTATGTGGCCACCGATGACCTGAAACTGGCGGTCAACGCGGCCATTACCCTGGAGCGGCCGCTGCTGGTCAAGGGCGAGCCCGGCACCGGTAAAACCATGCTTGCCGAGCAACTGGCTGAATCCTTTGGCTGCAAGCTGATCACCTGGCACATCAAGTCAACCACCAAGGCCCACCAGGGCCTCTATGAGTACGACGCAGTCAGTCGCCTGCGTGACTCGCAACTGGGTGTCGACAAGGTTCACGATGTGCGCAACTACCTTAAAAAGGGCAAGTTGTGGGAAGCCTTCGAGGCCGAAGAACGCGTCATCCTGCTGATCGACGAAATCGACAAGGCAGACATCGAGTTCCCCAATGACCTGCTGCAAGAACTCGACAAGATGGAGTTCTACGTTTACGAGACGGACGAGACGATCAAGGCCAAGGTGCGCCCGATCATCATCATTACCTCCAATAACGAAAAAGAACTGCCGGACGCCTTCCTGCGCCGCTGCTTCTTCCACTACATCAGTTTCCCGGACCGCACCACGCTGCAGAAAATCGTCGACGTGCACTTCCCCAACATCAAGAAAGAGCTGGTCAGCGAAGCGCTTGATGTGTTTTTCGATGTGCGCAAGGTCCCGGGCTTAAAGAAAAAACCTTCAACCTCCGAGCTGGTCGACTGGCTCAAGCTGCTGATGGCCGACAATATCGGCGAGGCGGTGTTGCGCGAACGTGATCCGACCAAAGCCATTCCGCCACTGGCCGGTGCCCTGGTGAAAAACGAGCAGGATGTGCAATTGCTTGAGCGCCTGGCGTTTATGAGCCGCCGCCCCAATCGCTGATTTCCGAGAAGGCGAAAAGCATGCTGCTTAATCTGTTCAATGAAATGCGTGCGGCCAAGGTGCCGGTTTCAGTGCGTGAGCTGCTGGACCTGATCAACGCCCTGAAAAACCGGGTGACCTTCGCCGATATGGACGAGTTCTATTATCTGGCCCGTACGATCCTGGTGAAGGACGAGCGCCATTTCGACAAGTTCGACCGCGCATTTGGCGCCTATTTCAATGGTCTGCAAAACCTCAATGAACACCTGGAGGCACTGATCCCCGAAGACTGGCTGCGCAAGGAGTTCGAACGCTCGCTGAGCGACGAAGATCGCGCCCAGCTGCAGTCACTGGGCGGGCTGGACAAGCTGATCGAGGCGTTCAAGCAGCGTCTGGAAGAGCAAAAGGAACGCCATGCCGGTGGCAACAAATGGATCGGCACCGGTGGCACCAGTCCGTTCGGCTCGGGCGGTTATCACCCCGAAGGCATCCGCGTGGGCGATGCTGGCGCACGTCAGGGCAAGGCGGCCAAGGTCTGGGAACAGCGCGAGTACAAGAACCTGGATGATCAGGTCGAGCTGGGCACGCGCAATATCAAGGTCGCGCTGCGTCGGCTACGTAAATTCGCCCGCCAGGGCGCAGCGGATGAGCTGGATATCGACGGCACCATCGACCACACCGCTCGCGATGCCGGGTTGCTGAATATTCAGATGCGCCCGGAGCGGCGCAACAATATCAAACTGCTGTTGCTGTTCGATATCGGCGGTTCGATGGACGCCCATATCAAAATTTGTGAAGAGCTGTTTTCCGCGTGCAGAACCGAGTTCAAACATCTGGAGTACTACTACTTTCACAACTTTATCTATGAATCGGTGTGGAAGAACAACCAGCGTCGTCAGGTTGAGCGCATCTCGACCCAGGACCTGCTGAACAAATATGGCGCGGATTACAAAGTGATCTTTATCGGTGACGCGACGATGGGACCCTATGAGATCACCCATGCCGGGGGCAGTGTCGAGCACTGGAATGAAGAGCCGGGCTACAAGTGGATGCAGCGTTTTATGGAGAAATACAAAAAGCTGGTGTGGATTAACCCGTATCCCAAGGACACATGGCATTACACGGCTTCGATCGGGATCGTACGTGATCTGATCGAAGACCGCATGTATCCGCTCACCCTTGAAGGGCTGGAAGAAGGGATGCGGTTTTTGGCCAAATAATTCAGCGCGGTGAGTGTGGCAGCGGGCTTGCTCGCGATTGTTCGACGCGGTGTTCCTGCTTTACCGCGCCGCCTGAATCGCGAGCAAGCCCGCTCCCACATAAATGGCGCTAAGCCACAAACCGCCGCATAAACACCACATGCTGGCGTTGCGCCGCCTCCTGCGTGGTCGGACGCATATGCACGCCCTCCCCCGGCAAGCACTGGGCCAGTCGCGCCAGCGCCAAAGGCGTCAAGGCGCCAAGTCGCGGGTAACCGCCAATGGTCTGGCGGTCATTGAGCAGCACGATCGGCTGGCCATCCGGCGGCACTTGAATGGCGCCCAGCGGTATCCCTTCCGAGATCATCGGTGCGCCCTGATACACCAACGCAGGCCCCAGCAAACGGATGCCCATGCGATCGGCGCGAGTGTCCAGCGTCCAGGCGCTGTTGAAAGCATCGAAGGTACTTTGCCCGCTGAAAGCACCCATTTGCGCGCCCATTACCACGTCCAGCGCCGGATTGGCGCTGAATACCGGTTGCAGTTCGCATGGCAACTCTCGCAATTGCCCGGCATGCCCGGCGTACGTCAATTCATCACCTGCCACCAGCCCGCGACCAAAACCATCCGGCCCGCCGAGCTGCTCACGGGCGACAGTCGCGCAACTGCCCAGCACTTGCGGCGCAACAAAGCCCGCGGGCGCTGCCAGATAAGCCCGAGCACCGCTCAGCGGCCGGGTAAATACAAGGGTCTGGCCTTGCTTCAGGACAAAACTGCGCCAGGGCTTGAGCGGCTGCCCGTCAATGGTGGCCGCCAGGTCCGCGCCCGCCAATGCCAGAGTGCAATCGGCCTTGGCAACAAGGGTCAGGCCGCCCAGGGTGATTTCAATCACCGCTGCATCCGGCGAATTGCCCAGCAGCCAGTTGGCCCAGGCCATCGACAGCCAGTCTGCGGCGCCGCCCTGGGTTACGCCCAAATGCCGCACGCCAAAACGCCCCGCGTCTTGCAGCAGGCACAATGGAGTGCTGGCCTGAATCAATAAGTGGCTCATGCCAAGGCCTCCTGAGGCGTGTCGTCACCGCCCAGGCGGATAAAT
Proteins encoded in this window:
- a CDS encoding DMT family transporter, which codes for MRLVDLLRMLSLAGIWGASFLFMRIIAPVLGTIPTAFFRVSIAATGLVVILALMRVRWDFGGKLKVILILGVINSGVPATLYSVAAQVLPAGYSSIFNATTPLMGVLIGGLFFSEKLTLTKMAGVFLGLLGVGILTRAGPVAFNLDLLMGALACLLATTFYGFAGFLARRWLDQQGGLDPRLSALGSMLGATLFLLPLFGLSVINQPPVSWGGTSVWLSLLGLGLVCTAFAYILYFRLLTSIGPVKSMTVTFMIPPFGVLWGALFLGEPLSMAHLYGGLLIAVALWLVLKPGAMAASK
- a CDS encoding aspartyl/asparaginyl beta-hydroxylase domain-containing protein, with the translated sequence MTLSFAIKAGLILLFVGSILYVHLRGKARLPVLRQFVNHSAFFAPYNALMYLFSGVPSKPYLDRSKFPELDVLKDNWQAIREEAMHLFDEGYIRAAEKNNDAGFGSFFKKGWKRFYLKWYDKALPSAELLCPKTVELVNSIPNVKGAMFALLPGGSHLNPHRDPFAGSLRYHLGLSTPNSDACRIFVDGEEYAWRDGEDVMFDETYVHWVKNETDITRVILFCDIERPLTSPLMTRINRWVSAQLGKATAPQNLDDERVGGINKAYAWSKTFSDRFSGVVKQWKRRNPKLYRIARPILAVLVLILLWRWLFG
- the cysK gene encoding cysteine synthase A codes for the protein MSRIYADNAQSIGNTPLVQINSIAPRGVTILAKIEGRNPGYSVKCRIGANMIWDAESRGVLKPGMTIIEPTSGNTGIGLAFVAAARGYKLMLTMPSSMSIERRKVLKALGAELVLTEPAKGMKGAIDKAAEIQASDPARYFMPQQFENPANPAIHEKTTGPEIWNDTDGGVDVLVSGVGTGGTITGVSRYIKHTQGKPILSVAVEPITSPVITQALAGEEIKPSPHKIQGIGAGFVPKNLDLSIVDKVELVSDDESKAMALRLMQEEGILCGISCGAAMAVAVRLAETPEMQGKTIVVILPDSGERYLSSFLFSDLFSEQELHP
- a CDS encoding MoxR family ATPase, translating into MKFEGTRAYVATDDLKLAVNAAITLERPLLVKGEPGTGKTMLAEQLAESFGCKLITWHIKSTTKAHQGLYEYDAVSRLRDSQLGVDKVHDVRNYLKKGKLWEAFEAEERVILLIDEIDKADIEFPNDLLQELDKMEFYVYETDETIKAKVRPIIIITSNNEKELPDAFLRRCFFHYISFPDRTTLQKIVDVHFPNIKKELVSEALDVFFDVRKVPGLKKKPSTSELVDWLKLLMADNIGEAVLRERDPTKAIPPLAGALVKNEQDVQLLERLAFMSRRPNR
- a CDS encoding VWA domain-containing protein; protein product: MLLNLFNEMRAAKVPVSVRELLDLINALKNRVTFADMDEFYYLARTILVKDERHFDKFDRAFGAYFNGLQNLNEHLEALIPEDWLRKEFERSLSDEDRAQLQSLGGLDKLIEAFKQRLEEQKERHAGGNKWIGTGGTSPFGSGGYHPEGIRVGDAGARQGKAAKVWEQREYKNLDDQVELGTRNIKVALRRLRKFARQGAADELDIDGTIDHTARDAGLLNIQMRPERRNNIKLLLLFDIGGSMDAHIKICEELFSACRTEFKHLEYYYFHNFIYESVWKNNQRRQVERISTQDLLNKYGADYKVIFIGDATMGPYEITHAGGSVEHWNEEPGYKWMQRFMEKYKKLVWINPYPKDTWHYTASIGIVRDLIEDRMYPLTLEGLEEGMRFLAK
- a CDS encoding biotin-dependent carboxyltransferase family protein codes for the protein MSHLLIQASTPLCLLQDAGRFGVRHLGVTQGGAADWLSMAWANWLLGNSPDAAVIEITLGGLTLVAKADCTLALAGADLAATIDGQPLKPWRSFVLKQGQTLVFTRPLSGARAYLAAPAGFVAPQVLGSCATVAREQLGGPDGFGRGLVAGDELTYAGHAGQLRELPCELQPVFSANPALDVVMGAQMGAFSGQSTFDAFNSAWTLDTRADRMGIRLLGPALVYQGAPMISEGIPLGAIQVPPDGQPIVLLNDRQTIGGYPRLGALTPLALARLAQCLPGEGVHMRPTTQEAAQRQHVVFMRRFVA